The proteins below are encoded in one region of Amycolatopsis magusensis:
- a CDS encoding uridine kinase, whose protein sequence is MPDRRYRPISPDLLARELTERIVDAPITRVAIDGAGDAPGELADTVAESLRLHGRETLRVSTKDFLRAASLRFERGKRDPDARYDDWLDVGGLRREVLDPLGPGGSGLALPALWDAERDRATRRDRVRLPPGAVVLVDGELLLGHGLPFDFTVHLWLSPGALTRRLPEDEHWALPAYKRYDSEVAPGEFADVVVRMDDPRHPALIERP, encoded by the coding sequence ATGCCTGACCGCCGCTACCGCCCGATCTCCCCGGACCTGCTCGCCCGCGAGCTCACCGAGCGCATCGTCGACGCCCCGATCACCCGCGTGGCCATCGACGGCGCGGGTGACGCCCCCGGCGAACTGGCCGACACGGTGGCCGAATCGCTTCGCCTGCACGGCAGGGAGACCCTGCGCGTGTCCACAAAGGACTTCCTGCGGGCCGCGTCGCTGCGGTTCGAACGCGGCAAGCGCGACCCCGACGCCCGCTACGACGACTGGCTCGACGTCGGCGGCCTGCGCCGCGAGGTGCTCGACCCGCTGGGCCCCGGCGGCTCCGGCCTCGCGCTGCCCGCCCTCTGGGACGCCGAGCGCGACCGCGCCACCCGGCGCGACCGGGTCCGGCTGCCGCCAGGGGCCGTCGTGCTGGTGGACGGCGAACTGCTGCTCGGGCACGGCCTGCCCTTCGACTTCACCGTGCACCTGTGGCTCTCCCCCGGCGCGCTGACCCGGCGGCTGCCGGAGGACGAGCACTGGGCCTTGCCCGCCTACAAGCGGTACGACAGCGAGGTCGCGCCCGGTGAGTTCGCCGACGTGGTGGTCCGCATGGACGACCCGCGGCACCCCGCGCTGATCGAACGGCCGTGA
- a CDS encoding cytochrome P450 family protein yields MAAVVEPVRLDDAFMQDPHGMAEVFRQEGPARPVVMPRGLRGWVITGYHEARALLADPRLSKNSERISELFQTQVDPGDNAESRTFASALTAHMLNSDPPEHTRLRKLVNKAFTPKSVDRLRPRMEQITDALLDEMAAHDEVDLLESFAFPLPITVICELLGVPEAQRAQFRDWSNTLVSADPSAPIEKAAGELVGYLRDLIERKRAEPGQDLLSDLVHISEDGDRLAEHELVPMAFLLLVAGHETTVNLIGNGVLALLRNPGQLAALRADPSLLPGAVEEFLRLDGPVNLATLRFTAEPVRVGDVEIGEGEFVLISLLAANRDGERFDHPSSLDVTRQAGGHLAFGHGIHYCVGAPLARIEAEIAIGRLLARFDGLALAAEPSRLRWRASTLMHGLETLPVRLG; encoded by the coding sequence ATGGCGGCAGTCGTGGAACCGGTCCGGCTCGACGACGCGTTCATGCAGGATCCGCACGGGATGGCCGAGGTGTTCCGCCAGGAGGGCCCGGCGCGGCCGGTGGTCATGCCGCGCGGGCTGCGGGGCTGGGTCATCACCGGCTACCACGAGGCACGCGCGCTGCTCGCCGACCCGCGGCTGAGCAAGAACTCCGAGCGGATCTCCGAACTGTTCCAGACCCAGGTCGACCCGGGGGACAACGCCGAATCCCGGACGTTCGCCTCGGCGCTGACCGCGCACATGCTCAACTCCGACCCGCCCGAGCACACCCGCCTGCGCAAGCTGGTGAACAAGGCGTTCACGCCGAAGTCGGTGGACCGGCTCCGGCCGCGGATGGAGCAGATCACCGACGCCCTGCTCGACGAGATGGCCGCGCACGACGAGGTCGACCTGCTGGAGTCGTTCGCCTTCCCGCTGCCGATCACGGTGATCTGCGAGCTGCTCGGCGTGCCGGAGGCCCAGCGCGCCCAGTTCCGCGACTGGTCGAACACGCTGGTCTCGGCCGATCCGTCGGCGCCGATCGAGAAGGCGGCCGGTGAGCTGGTCGGCTACCTGCGTGACCTGATCGAGCGCAAGCGCGCCGAGCCGGGTCAGGACCTGCTCTCCGACCTGGTGCACATCTCCGAGGACGGCGATCGCCTCGCCGAGCACGAGCTGGTGCCGATGGCGTTCCTGCTGCTGGTCGCCGGGCACGAGACCACGGTCAACCTGATCGGCAACGGGGTGCTGGCGCTGCTGCGCAACCCCGGGCAGCTGGCCGCGCTGCGGGCCGATCCGTCGCTGCTGCCCGGGGCGGTCGAGGAGTTCCTGCGCCTCGACGGGCCGGTGAACCTGGCCACGCTGCGGTTCACCGCCGAGCCGGTGCGGGTCGGGGACGTGGAGATCGGGGAGGGCGAGTTCGTGCTGATCTCGCTGCTCGCGGCCAACCGCGACGGCGAACGCTTCGACCACCCGAGCAGCCTCGACGTCACCCGGCAGGCGGGCGGGCACCTGGCCTTCGGGCACGGCATCCACTACTGCGTGGGCGCGCCGCTGGCCCGGATCGAAGCCGAAATCGCCATCGGGCGGCTGCTGGCCAGGTTCGACGGCCTGGCACTGGCCGCTGAACCGTCGCGACTGCGGTGGCGCGCGAGCACCCTGATGCACGGTCTGGAGACCCTGCCGGTCCGCCTGGGGTGA